From the genome of Mycobacterium kansasii ATCC 12478:
CGCCGGCTGGTGTGCTGTTCGACCAGGCCACCGCGCAACGTTGGAGCACTGAGCAGCATCTGGTGTTCGCCTGCGGCCGTTACGAGGGCATCGACCAGCGAGTCGTCGAGGACGCCGCCCGGCGGATGCGCGTGGCAGAGGTCTCGATCGGCGACTACGTACTACCCGGTGGGGAGTCGGCGGCCGTGGTCATGATCGAAACCGTGCTGCGGTTGCTGGCCGGAGTCCTGGGCAATCCCGATTCCGTCCAGCTTGATTCGCACTCGCCAGGTCTGGACGGGCTGCTGGAGGGCCCCAGCTACACCAGGCCACCGAGTTGGCGTGGTCTGGACGTGCCTGAGGTCCTGCTCTCCGGTGACCACGCCCGGATCGCCGCCTGGCGTCGGCAGGTCGCGCTACAACGCACTCGCGAGCGGCGACCCGAATTGGCCCCACCAGAATGAGACCCCACGGAGTTGAGGCTGCCGAGCAGCCGCAGACTCGCACACGGGAAGCCGGATCTGTGCGATTGTGTGTCTGCTCGCGCCCCACCGAGCGCCGGAGCGCCGGAGCGGATCAGATACGGCCGTTGGGGAAGATCGTCCTGACGGCTTGGGTGATGGTTTCGCGCGCAGTGGCCTCGTCGGAAGCTTGCAGCGACTCGATCACCATGATGTAGCGACGGTCAGAGCCCACGACACCGGTCGACAGGTGCATCCAGCTCGCCCCGATACAGCACATCCAGCCTTGTTTGACCGCGACCGGCTCCGCGTACAACCCGTCGGGAATGCCGAACCGCTGGGGGTAGCCGTCGACTCCGGTCGGGGTGGACCGGGCCAGGTCGTTCACGATGAACCCGGCGCGGTCCAGCGGCAGTCCACCCGTGCCGTCGAGCAGCATGTCGTAGTAGCGGATCAGGTCGGATGAGGTACTGATCGTGTTCCACCAGCGTCCGTCGCTGGGCGGCATGGTCGACGTCAGTCCATATCGGGCGGCGACTTGGGTGATGGTGGCGTCGCCGCCGAGCTGATTCCAGAACCTCTCGGCGGCGCCGTCGTCGGATGACCGCAACATGAGGTCCAGAGCCTGGTGATCGTCCGCTGTGAGGGCGAGTTTGCCCTGTGATTCCTGCAGGAGCAGCTGGTCGGCGATGAACAGCTTGGAG
Proteins encoded in this window:
- the trmD gene encoding tRNA (guanosine(37)-N1)-methyltransferase TrmD → MKIDIVTIFPGYLDPLRQSLPGKAIASGLVDLQVHDLRRWTHDVHRSVDDTPYGGGPGMVMKAPVWGAALDEICSAETLLVVPTPAGVLFDQATAQRWSTEQHLVFACGRYEGIDQRVVEDAARRMRVAEVSIGDYVLPGGESAAVVMIETVLRLLAGVLGNPDSVQLDSHSPGLDGLLEGPSYTRPPSWRGLDVPEVLLSGDHARIAAWRRQVALQRTRERRPELAPPE